In Ascochyta rabiei chromosome 2, complete sequence, one genomic interval encodes:
- a CDS encoding RNA helicase codes for MAGTGITGRTRPTKVKKQASAAKRKRDDVDVEKLEAAVAALEPKTGTYKDFTDLPLSDPTKQGLKSCHFAVMTDIQAKAIPLALQGCDILGAAKTGSGKTLSFLIPVLENLYRLQHVGADAGLGALILAPTRELAIQIFDVLKKIGKHGHMFAAGLLIGGKSLAFEREALTRMNILVATPGRMLQHLSQTAAFNVDDLKMLILDEADRILDMGFQKDVDAIIEYLPKERQTMLFSATQSRKVSDLARLSLRDPEYVSVHAEDKSATPKGLTQNYIICPIEEKMDTLWSFIQASKKSKILCFFSSAKTVRFVYESFRHMQPGIPLLHIHGRQKQGARLDVTAKFSAAKNSCLFATDVAARGLDFPAVDFVIQVDCPDDVDTYIHRVGRTARYNREGRGVLFLAPSEEEGMLKRLEQKRVPVELINVRQKKKTSIKEQLQNMNFKDPAVKYLGQKAFMTHVKSLYLQKDKEVFKLKEYDLEAYAASLGLPGTPRIKFLQNDDSRQKKQASRQTIEVSESESEEETPKESKPVRTKYDRMFERQNQDVLADHYKKLVRDGDEGAAAGDEFTGAGGATNGGDDDFMAVKRRIPADSDDEADDNETFGIDATTDPAVPGGKVVNLAGASQPLVIDSNRREKLLKSKKKLLQFMDKGKKLVYDDEGNPHEVYELENEDDFKARGLPEEQRQKFIESARQLVEQADVDDKAAAREKRREKMRKRKEKERGETVDASDDEEGGAEFSDAGEDLLANFRADAASSDDDEDEEEEAPQLVEKKPKKWFQSDSEDDEGSNRKKRKKGHGARHVVEQPETLEDMEDMAARLLG; via the exons ATGGCCGGAACCGGAATCACTGGTCGCACGCGACCCACTAAGGTCAAGAAGCAGGCCTCTGCCGCCAAGAGGAAGCGGGACGATGTCGACGTCGAGAAGTTGGAGGCGGCTGTTGCGGCTTTG GAACCTAAGACGGGCACATACAAAGACTTCACCGACCTCCCGCTCTCAGACCCCACCAAGCAAGGCCTCAAGTCGTGCCACTTCGCCGTCATGACCGACATCCAGGCCAAGGCAATCCCTCTCGCACTCCAAGGCTGTGACATCCTCGGCGCCGCGAAGACTGGCAGCGGCAAAACCCTTTCGTTCCTTATCCCCGTCCTCGAAAACCTATACCGACTACAGCACGTCGGTGCAGACGCAGGCCTGGGCGCTCTTATCCTCGCGCCGACGCGCGAGCTGGCCATCCAGATCTTCGATGTGCTGAAGAAGATTGGAAAGCACGGGCACATGTTCGCAGCCGGTCTGCTCATCGGCGGTAAGAGCTTGGCGTTTGAGAGGGAGGCCTTGACAAGAATGAACATTTTGGTCGCAACACCGGGGCGCATGCTGCAGCATCTATCGCAGACGGCAGCTTTCAACGTCGACGATCTAAAGATGTTGATTCTGGACGAGGCGGATCGAATCCTCGATATGGGTTTCCAGAAAGACGTAGACGCCATCATTGAATACCTGCCGAAAGAGCGTCAGACAATGCTGTTCTCCGCAACGCAGTCACGCAAGGTTTCTGACCTAGCACGTCTGAGTCTTCGAGACCCTGAGTACGTCTCTGTGCACGCCGAGGACAAGAGCGCGACACCCAAGGGTCTCACGCAGAACTACATCATCTGCCCCATCGAGGAGAAGATGGACACGCTGTGGAGCTTCATCCAAGCGAGCAAGAAGTCGAAGATCCTATGCTTCTTCTCTTCAGCCAAGACGGTTCGATTCGTCTACGAGTCTTTCCGACACATGCAGCCCGGTATACCGCTGCTTCATATTCACGGTCGCCAAAAGCAGGGTGCTCGACTGGACGTGACAGCCAAATTCTCTGCAGCGAAGAACTCATGTCTGTTCGCTACAGATGTGGCGGCACGAGGTTTGGATTTCCCAGCCGTCGACTTCGTTATTCAGGTCGATTGCCCAGACGACGTCGACACGTACATTCATCGCGTTGGTCGCACGGCCCGTTACAACCGTGAAGGGCGAGGTGTATTATTCCTGGCGCCGAGCGAGGAAGAAGGCATGCTGAAGCGCCTGGAGCAGAAGAGGGTCCCAGTCGAACTCATCAACGTGCgacagaagaagaagacatCCATCAAGGAACAACTGCAGAACATGAACTTCAAGGACCCGGCAGTTAAGTATCTAGGACAGAAGGCATTTATGACGCACGTCAAGTCCCTGTACCTACAGAAAGACAAGGAGGTTTTCAAGCTGAAGGAATACGACCTGGAAGCGTACGCAGCGAGCCTGGGCTTACCAGGAACACCGAGAATCAAATTCCTGCAAAACGACGACAGCAGACAGAAGAAGCAAGCATCGAGACAGACAATCGAAGTATCCGAGTCCGAGTCCGAAGAGGAAACACCCAAGGAGTCGAAGCCCGTACGAACAAAGTACGACCGCATGTTCGAGCGCCAGAACCAAGACGTCCTTGCAGACCACTACAAGAAACTCGTCCGGGACGGCGACGAGGGTGCAGCAGCAGGAGACGAATTCACCGGCGCTGGAGGTGCCACCAAtggcggcgacgacgactttATGGCTGTCAAGCGCAGGATTCCCGCCGACAGCGACGACGAGGCCGACGACAACGAGACGTTCGGCATCGACGCCACAACCGACCCCGCTGTACCAGGAGGCAAAGTCGTCAACCTTGCGGGCGCCTCGCAGCCCCTCGTCATCGACTCGAACCGACGCGAGAAGCTGCTCAAGTCCAAGAAGAAGCTGTTGCAATTCATGGACAAGGGCAAGAAGCTCGTCTACGACGATGAAGGCAACCCGCACGAGGTGTACGAGCTTGAGAACGAAGACGACTTCAAGGCCCGCGGGCTGCCCGAGGAGCAGAGACAGAAGTTCATTGAGTCTGCACGCCAGCTTGTCGAGCAGGCTGATGTCGACGACAAGGCTGCGGCGCGCGAGAAGAGGAGAGAGAAGATGCGCAAGCggaaggagaaggagcgAGGCGAGACTGTTGATGCCTCCGACGATGAGGAGGGTGGTGCGGAATTCTCAGACGCCGGTGAAGATCTCCTGGCGAACTTCAGGGCAGATGCAGCGtccagcgacgacgacgaggatgaggaggaagaggcgCCGCAGCTGGTCGAGAAGAAGCCGAAAAAGTGGTTCCAGTCCGACTCGGAAGACGACGAGGGGAGCAACAGGAAGAAGCGCAAGAAGGGCCACGGTGCGCGACACGTCGTGGAGCAGCCCGAAACTCTCGAAGACATGGAAGACATGGCTGCCAGGCTGCTCGGCTAG
- a CDS encoding Replication factor A protein 2: MSYNSYEQTSYTSYGAGGGAGGGGFIPGEGSQQSPGGRRDQQQDSLRPVTIKQILDAQPDAGSDSFKIDGHTVSQLTFVGQIRNISTQTTNTTYRLDDGTGSIEVKQWVDSDTVDQNNPTKAKLVEGAYCRAWGKLKSFNDRRSVGAQIIRPIEDMNEVSYHLLEATSIHLFFTRGPPGGANAGAGAANTSGGAVQQGAGAYGAYDLSGYNPVARKVFQYLRETPQSNEGIHQHAIAGSLSLESADVLRAGDDLLAGGLIYTTVDDHTWAVLEAD, from the exons ATGA GTTACAATAGCTACGAGCAAACGTCGTACACGTCGTACGGCGCCGGCGGCGGtgctggcggcggtggcTTCATCCCAGGCGAAGGCAGCCAGCAGAGCCCTGGTGGGCGAAGAGACCAGCAGCAAGACTCTCTTCGTCCTGTCACCATCAAACAGATACTCGATGCTCAGCCTGACGCTGGCAGCGACTCCTTCAAGATCGACGGCCACACTGTCTCCCAG CTTACCTTTGTCGGACAAATTCGCAACATCTCGACGCAGACTACCAACACTACCTACCGACTCGACGATGGCACCGGTAGCATCGAAGTCAAGCAGTGGGTCGACTCGGATACTGTTGACCAAAACAACCCTACCAAAGCTAAGCTTGTCGAAGGTGCATACTGTAGAGCATGGGGAAAGCTGAAGAGCTTCAACGACAGGAGATCCGTTGGCGCCCAAATTATTCGCCCCATTGAAGACATGAACGAGGTGTCGTATCATTTGCTTGAAGCCACCTCCATCCATCTGTTCTTTACTCGCGGGCCGCCAGGAGGGGCCAATGCTGGTGCAGGCGCTGCCAACACCAGCGGTGGAGCCGTGCAGCAAGGAGCTGGCGCTTATGGGGCTTACGACCTCTCTGGCTACAACCCTGTCGCCAGGAAGGTGTTCCAATACCTGCGAGAAACGCCTCAGTCGAACGAAGGCATCCACCAACATGCGATTGCGGGGAGTCTCAGTCTTGAATCCGCTGATGTCTTGAGGGCTGGCGATGATCTTCTGGCAGGCGGTCTCATCTACACGACTGTTGACGACCACACATGGGCAGTGCTCGAGGCTGATTAA
- a CDS encoding RNA helicase: MAPRAASPALSENDFDIFDNLAGSDTEEQGNNSGANLGFDLEVGSDGGSDDEAFIAAKQAASNRKAANVKGTGKKGGGFQAMGLNALLLKAIAQKGFKMATPIQRKAIPLLLQGDDVVGMARTGSGKTAAFVIPMIEKLKTHSAKVGARGIIMSPSRELALQTLKVVKELGRGTDLRTILLVGGDSLEEQFSSMTTNPDIIIATPGRFLHLKVEMGLDLSSVRYICFDEADRLFEMGFASQLAEILHALPTSRQTLLFSATLPKSLVEFARAGLQEPKLIRLDAESKISPDLKSAYFTIKSGDRDGALLYLLEQVIKVPAGETEASKARKQEGSLSVGAKRKRKQFTAKDVAVAESTIIFAATKHRVEYLSELLKSLGYPVSYLYGNLDQTARKAHVEEFRSGLTRILVVTDVAARGVDMPHINHVINYDFPSQPKICVHRVGRTARAGRKGWAYSLIRHVDLPYLLDLQLFLGQRLLVGRSTEDANFAEDFVVGSLAPYQLEGSVEVVNKQLSDDEDLALLQSVADKGERQYQRTRNQASAPSVHRTKELLANPHFADTHVLFKDEVHDALQEKEKMLQRIQGFRPAETVFEIGRRGTQSETAEIMRRRRVQVERQQQKQRANAIANNAPVAGLATAGESEKMEVDPEDDDDDEPADNGAYDSDSDELEVSVSMPTSKKPANDDFREGEFFMSYLPKENYAEEKAYGVSGGDAGNNFVSAARSAEMSLVNDEIQGFADASKARMRWDKKSKKYVARANDEDGSKGAKMIRGESGQKIAASFRSGRFDDWRKANKMGRMPRVGELEAPGRAPGKTQHYKHKAEKAPKEADRYRDDYEVQKKRVQEAKEKRVGKFKDGTGKSELKDVNAVQKQRKVQEQRQKKNARPAKKRKF; encoded by the exons ATGGCTCCTCGTGCAGCCTCGCCGGCGCTCTCTGAAAACGATTTCGACATCTTCGACAACCTCGCCGGTTCCGACACAGAAGAGCAAGGAAACAACTCGGGCGCAAATCTTGGATTTGACCTGGAAGTTGGCAGTGATGGAGGCTCCGACGATGAGGCGTTCATCGCGGCCAAGCAGGCTGCCTCGAATCGCAAGGCTGCAAATGTGAAGGGCACGGGCAAGAAGGGCGGCGGTTTCCAGGCCATGGGCTTGAATGCGCTGCTTTTGAAAGCGATTGCGCAGAAGGGTTTCAAGATGGCGACTCCGATCCAGCGCAAGGCGATCCCACTCCTCCTCCAGGGCGACGACGTCGTGGGCATGGCAAGAACAGGTTCGGGAAAGACGGCTGCATTCGTCATTCCTATGATTGAGAAGCTCAAAACGCATTCCGCGAAAGTCGGCGCACGTGGAATCATCATGTCGCCTTCTCGTGAGCTTGCACTGCAGACTCTGAAGGTCGTCAAGGAGCTGGGCCGTGGCACAGATCTCAGGACTATCTTACTCGTTGGCGGTGACAGTCTGGAAGAAC AGTTCAGTTCTATGACCACGAACCCGGATATCATCATTGCCACACCTGGTCGTTTCCTTCATCTCAAAGTCGAGATGGGCCTGGACCTATCCTCCGTTCGATACATTTGCTTTGACGAAGCCGACCGCTTGTTCGAGATGGGTTTTGCCTCACAGTTGGCCGAGATCCTTCACGCACTACCAACATCAAGACAGACACTGTTGTTCAGTGCCACTCTCCCTAAGTCGCTTGTGGAATTCGCACGAGCAGGTCTGCAAGAACCTAAGCTCATTCGACTTGATGCTGAGAGCAAGATCTCACCAGACCTCAAAAGCGCATACTTTACGATCAAATCTGGAGATCGAGATGGAGCACTGCTGTACCTATTGGAGCAGGTTATCAAAGTCCCAGCGGGCGAAACCGAGGCGTCGAAGGCGCGCAAGCAGGAGGGCAGCCTGAGTGTTGGTGCGAAGCGCAAACGCAAACAGTTCACCGCGAAAGACGTCGCCGTGGCCGAGTCTACAATCATCTTCGCCGCCACAAAGCATCGGGTCGAGTATCTCTCTGAGCTTCTGAAGTCTCTTGGCTACCCAGTGTCGTATT TATACGGTAACCTGGACCAGACCGCACGAAAGGCGCACGTCGAAGAGTTTCGCTCCGGTCTTACTCGTATTCTTGTGGTCACCGATGTTGCAGCCCGTGGTGTGGATATGCCTCACATCAATCACGTCATTAACTACGACTTTCCCTCGCAACCGAAGATCTGCGTGCACAGAGTCGGACGAACTGCTCGTGCCGGACGGAAGGGCTGGGCGTACAGTCTCATAAGACATGTCGATCTCCCTTATTTGTTGGATCTTCAGCTGTTCCTCGGTCAACGATTACTGGTCGGAAGATCCACCGAGGACGCCAACTTCGCCGAAGACTTTGTCGTTGGAAGTCTAGCCCCTTATCAGTTGGAGGGCTCTGTTGAGGTTGTAAACAAGCAGCTGTCCGACGATGAAGACTTGGCGTTGCTACAGAGTGTAGCGGATAAGGGTGAGCGACAGTACCAGAGGACACGCAATCAAGCTAGCGCACCGAGCGTTCACCGAACCAAGGAATTGCTTGCAAATCCCCATTTTGCGGACACACACGTTTTGTTCAAGGACGAGGTCCATGATGCACTGCAGGAGAAAGAGAAGATGTTGCAGAGGATCCAGGGTTTCAGGCCTGCGGAAACCGTCTTCGAGATTGGAAGACGTGGAACGCAGAGCGAAACCGCTGAGATCATGCGCAGGAGAAGAGTGCAGGTTGaaaggcagcagcagaagcagagAGCTAATGCAATTGCTAATAACGCGCCTGTGGCTGGTCTTGCAACTGCCGGCGAGTCCGAGAAGATGGAAGTCGACCCAGAAGAtgatgatgacgacgagCCGGCTGACAACGGTGCGTACGACTCTGATTCTGATGAGCTCGAGGTGTCCGTATCGATGCCTACTTCGAAGAAACCTGCGAACGACGACTTCCGAGAAGGGGAATTTTTCATGTCGTACCTGCCAAAGGAGAACTACGCAGAAGAAAAAGCATACGGTGTCAGTGGCGGAGATGCTGGCAACAACTTTGTGTCAGCTGCAAGATCAGCAGAAATGTCGCTCGTCAACGACGAAATCCAGGGCTTCGCAGATGCGAGCAAAGCGCGTATGAGATGGGACAAGAAGTCCAAGAAATACGTTGCTCGCGCCAACGACGAAGACGGATCAAAGGGCGCCAAGATGATTCGCGGTGAGAGCGGACAGAAGATTGCTGCCAGTTTCCGCAGTGGACGCTTCGACGATTGGCGCAAAGCGAACAAGATGGGTCGCATGCCGCGTGTAGGTGAACTGGAAGCTCCAGGCCGTGCGCCCGGAAAGACGCAACACTACAAGCACAAGGCGGAGAAAGCGCCCAAGGAGGCGGACAGGTACCGTGACGACTACGAAGTGCAGAAGAAGAGGGTGCAAGAAGCCAAGGAGAAGCGTGTTGGCAAGTTCAAGGACGGCACAGGCAAGAGCGAACTCAAGGACGTCAACGCCGTGCAAAAGCAGCGCAAAGTCCAAGAGCAGCGTCAAAAGAAGAACGCCAGGCCGGCGAAGAAGCGAAAGTTTTGA
- a CDS encoding DnaJ sub C member 8: MADDIEAELNAAGKELDKDAEIERIRSVFSLNAYAVLDLQPGMPESDIKKVYRAKSLLIHPDKTPNPNAPDAFDRLKKAQTVLLDEKLRAELDENIADARMLLMRDKKLTADDEETRSPGFLKEWREKTAWVIRDNELRKQRQLKAQMREEGRQQKKEDEELAERKRKRDHEQAWEKSRDTRINSWRDYQQGKKPDTEGGKKKKKKVKALG, from the exons ATGGCCGACGACATCGAAGCAGAGCTGAATGCCGCTGGCAAAGAGCTGGACAAG GATGCCGAGATCGAGC GTATTCGCAGCGTCTTCAGCCTTAATGCCTACGCCGTCCTCGATCTGCAGCCGGGTATGCCCGAGTCGGACATCAAGAAAGTCTACCGCGCCAAATCGCTGCTCATCCATCCTGACAAGACGCCCAACCCCAACGCCCCGGATGCCTTCGACAGACTCAAGAAGGCGCAGACAGTGCTCCTCGACGAGAAGCTGCGCGCCGAGCTGGACGAGAACATTGCCGACGCGCGCATGCTGCTGATGCGCGACAAGAAGCTGAccgccgacgacgaggagaCACGCAGCCCCGGGTTCCTCAAGGAGTGGCGCGAGAAGACAGCCTGGGTAATCCGCGACAACGAGCTCAGAAAGCAGCGGCAGCTGAAGGCCCAGATGCGCGAGGAGGGCCGACAGCAGAAGAAAGAGGACGAAGAGCTGGCCGAGCGCAAGCGCAAGCGCGACCACGAGCAGGCTTGGGAAAAGTCACGCGACACACGCATCAACAGCTGGCGAGATTACCAGCAGGGCAAGAAGCCGGACACTGAGGgtggcaagaagaagaaaaagaaggtcAAGGCTCTTGGTTGA